A segment of the Zingiber officinale cultivar Zhangliang chromosome 8B, Zo_v1.1, whole genome shotgun sequence genome:
TCTTCTGCCCATCTAATCGAGTCTTCCGTCGAACTTAGATCAAGCCGGACTATGGTCGCGTGATGTAATCTTTCGGTATGTTTACCTGAGCCAAGCTCAGATGGCTTGATTCGGGCTTGACCGTGAGTTGGTCTGACTTGAGTCGGACTAGTTTGATCCAAGCTCAAATTTTAGTCGGGCCGATCCAATTCCACGCTGAGCTAGTCATGAACCTGCCACGTGCCTCTGCCGTCTCCGCCACATCAAATCACTTAAACAAGACGATAAAGTTGAAGTAATCAATTCCGTgtcaataaaaaaaatgtaatccattttgaaaaattttaaagtaaataACTCAATCCATTGAATTCCAACAACGTGTTCACATTGGATACCTACAGATACAGTTGAATCGgaccatccataattaactacccTCAATAAATTATTATGGTAAAAAATCGATCTGGTCCCCAAAAATAATGGCGTTGATTTTCTCCGCCGTTTACCAGGGTGATCGAAATAGTATAAGAAATGGCATGCCTTGTCttcttctctctcctcaatctcaaCGGGGAGTTTACTTTCCGAAAATAGAAGCATGAGCAGCGTCCAAGAACACGCTCCTATTGACACAAACAGATGGTCTCTCGCCGGGACGACTGCTCTGGTCACCGGAGGCTCCAAGGGAATCGGGTAGTTACATTCCTCGATCGAATACTACTCCATCTCTTTCCATCTATATATTTCTACTCATCCATCAAGCTTAATTTAGGTATGCGATCGTCGAGGAGCTCGCCAGACTTGGATCGGCGGTGCACACTTGCGCCCGCAGCGAAGCAGATCTGGAGAAGTGCCTGCAGAAATGGCGCGATTCCAAGCTCAAAGTCACTGGATCTGTCTGCGACGTTTCCTCCCCAATCGAGAGAGAGAAGCTCATGGCGACGGTGAAGTCCCAATTCGACGGGAAGCTCAACATTCTGGTATTAATTCCCccccttttttcttttcttcccctTCTAAAGCCTAAATCAAATCTTAATCTTTTTCGTTTTGCACGCAGGTTAACAATGCAGGGACGGTGGTCTCCAAACCGACGGTGGAGCAAACACTGGAGGATTTCAAGCTCGTGATCAGCACAAACCTGGAATCGGCGTTCCACTTGAGCCAACTCGCTTACCCCCTCCTTAGGGCTTGTGGAGGCGGCAGTATTGTGTTCATCACCTCCATCTCTGGCTTCATTGGCCAGGATTATCTGTCTGTGTATGGATCGTCCAAAGGTACTTCTTGCACATTGTTCATTGAATTTGGTTTGATCATTTGGAAGATGAACTATTTGCatcgatcttcttcttcttcttctctatgtTTTTTCCCCATTTGATTAGGAGCAATAAATCAACTGACGAGAAATCTTGCATGTGAATGGGCCAAAGATAACATTAGAACAAACAGTGTAGCTCCAGGATGCATAAAAACACCACTCGTTGACTTTGTAAGTGAACACAGCTGCTTTTTGTTATCTAGAAAAGAAAAGATTatctaccaaaaaaaaaaaaaaaatttgattttggccGATGAATATGAATTTGTTTGTTGTGGCAGTTGCTGGAAGATGAGGAATTTGTGGCAAGGGAAAATCATCGCGTGCCTCTTGGGCGTTTGGGGGAGCCGGAGGATGTGGCCGGCGTCGTGGCCTTCCTTTGCCTCCCTCCTTCTTGCTACGTGAATGGTCAGGTTATCGTCGTCGACGGAGGTAGAATTATCAACGGAAATCACTAAGTAGCTATGGAGGTATCTTCGAGTAAGGTGGGTGTTCGACGAGTATATTGTAGATTGTAAAGGTAATTGCAATCCATATCGATGGTATACCAAAGGATTATAAATAAAATCATTGAAAATAAAGTTGACTCTTTTAATAAACCAACTATATGAGCCCAGTATTAATGGTGAAGAAGTGAGGATGTTTAAACTCTTATCAAATAATATCCTTCTAAatcattattattatcattaataaagaaATGCAATTTGCCTTGAACTCTTGTCAAATAATTATATGCTAAATATGATAGGATTGTGATGCCATTATCGAATTTATTgctctggtcaaactttatcttgGTATTCAAATTTGATTCTTGTGATCTCGGTATTTGTCTTTGTCTTggaaatttggttcatgtgttgtGTCAGACAAACACatgaaaactttttttaaaatatattttactatTATCTCTCTATTTGCTATATTATTTaacctttttattattttttaaatagtaGGACAAATCTTCTTGGCTTTGCTTGCGTTGAGCGCATCTTCTTTTGTAATGACAACACATGAATAATAAAAAGGTTAAATAATATAGCAAATAGAAAGATAATAGTAAATtatataaaaagaatcaaaagtaaaaaataaatataaaaatattgaacatttatgaataattaaaaaaaggtttttttagaaatttaaaaaaaaaatttataagaaataaattattgatataataaaattaataataagatAAATATGCACGCAGTTGtgttttcaacaaaaaaaaaaaaactactcatccaaatttatttttttctaatatttatatttctttttttataatatttaagtttctttttttataatatttaataaacattgtaaataaaaaaaaaacgatAACGGCCTCTTTGACTTCCAATGAATTATCGAAATTTCATAAGATAACTGGCTCATAAATAACTACCCCAATTTGgcatatttattaattattttttttctatactgtcggttaaaaattatagaaaaaatcaCTGTAGCTAGAGAAAAGAAATCGAATTAATCTATCAAATAAATGGAATTAAAAAATCCAttggttaatttagaaatttatttttaaaaaactattaatgtttttaatttattgttcaattttaaaattaaatcggtTAAACCGATTAAACTAAAATATCATTAGTGGATTGATATATTTGAATCGGACAGCTACACAACTTGActgataatttgactaattttatcaataattgaatgtatttatttgttaattaactgaattaattaattttatattagttTGATTTATTCAATTTTGATGATAAAATTTGATCAGTTCAATTtgtaaaaaataaattcaatttaattgatttaGATTTGTTCTATTTTAAATCGATTCCAAACTCCAGTGTGGCACACCAAAAGGACATTAACTGGggcggatttttttttttaaatagatatAACAATTCatgattttaatcaaattaaaataattttattaagttaattaatagttctttaatttttaaaattgattaaattgagttagtttattttaatattttataataattttaatacaaatgtttttatgtttatttttttccatatattttttatataaaaaataaaaaaagggaaaaaaaatcatttacacaaaaaaaaaacactgtTGTTATAATAATTTCGGTATTTTACTAAACTGCACATGTAAGTTTTGAGATTTCTCATTTCATCCACTTAAGtttcataatattaatatcaTGTATCACATTTCCATTATATCCTTCCTCCTTTCCAATTCAAAAATTTATTATTCACAATTTACAGGACTATTTACCTTATAGATGCTTATATGAGTATATTGATATTGATTTAAATTGATTCAAAGTTTTCTAGATATATTAATCAATTTCATCTTATCTTTAcattgaatttttaaacttataaaGTCTTGAAAAAATTTATCACAAGCTCATTAAAAGGTCTATGACAATAATACTCACTAATCAACTCCACCAATAAATTCTTAGATTCTcttggttaaaaaaaataatcaaacttttgaattttccaaTGGTGTAGGTacattagctaattttcattCGAAATTGACTAATGGACCTTGAGAACTCCAAATTACTTCAAATAAATATTAATGTACTTCTGAAATCCTCCGTAATGTATCCATACGCTTAAACATAAATTAGATAGCACAAATTAAgaataatgaatttttaaacttataaaaatttgataaaaattatCACAAACTCATTTGATGTTAAGTTATTTCATATGATTCAAATTGTCAGATTTAGCAAACACATTAATTGATGTATGATTGCACTGATGAATATGAATTTTGGCATTGTTAAATCTGTCTAGCAAAAGGTAATCCCCCCTCCCCCTTTGTCTTTAGATTAATACGAAACATGTAGATATGACTATTAACTATTAGTTCAATGGTTAAAATATGCAAAAACGATACAATCACGTCAAATTTTAATCATATAACCAAATATAATaacatctcacccttttctataaaatatgcaaaagattaagttaactttaaattaattttaaaactaaatccatctcacccttttctatattatcaatcaggaacTTTAtatgttttgtgagatggttaattttaattttcaatttagattaacataatgattaatttacatttgaggtaggttaaggtttaacagttagtcaattaaatatttatttcaataattgacttctagactggcaagacactagaccttcttgtgtattggatcatcaaccatttctagacaaagtatttaaaaaaaaattgaatatttaattttctttctgaaaatcctaggtctaactggTCAAGTGTAGATCAAGTCTAAGtctttatctatcctaatctaagcatataaagaaaaagtagtaaatcaaatattaatcaagtttatctaatgaaaatggtctttttattggctcattctggatcataacctcgacaaggtttatcaaggtagtgaatttgattcttggggatccaatattgatcaagtctaacttgattaatgaGATTAGACTTGAGGACTCATGCTTGGATtaagtttctatttgatcaaTTTACAAGAGACAAGtaagatctaaatttatgttTAGCCTTATACCCAAGTCCGGATCGACTTTatatgactctttgttttccaagaatcagatcaagattcttggaacccaaggtgaaccgttccaatgtatcATTCAGTTCATTAACTTGACTTTTCAGACtgaaattttcttcttcaagttattggacttgagttgaagttccaatctGAACAGATTCAGTCAAAGAacttgggttagtcacttccttaatgGTTGTTACCTTCTTTTGGTGTGACTTGACCCAAATATTAGATTTGGCCAACTTActtaatagatatgaaattaaattttgtaaatcatcGACTTGAATACCAATAATCAGAGAACTTACAATATTATTTGGCCATTCAGAAACAGATACAGATCCATGGCTTCTTTCAGATTCTATTTCTGATTCCACTCTGGCTTCAGATTCAGACACTTTGACTTGTTATCGGGCCGAAAGTGCGAGGGAGCTTGTCTGTTCAAGATCTTCGTCAGAATCTGCtaatgaagattcatcccacgttgcctgcagtactttcttcttccattgcttcttcactttcttctagtttggacagttggccttgatattgttagggtcgaaatatgcttggagggggggggggggggggggtgaatagctcatcacgcTTGTTGATATGCAGCTTCGATGATGTGCAACGGAATAAACAACAAAAATCACACTCTATAatactaacacaaggatttacttggtatgcacctcaagaagaggtgactaatccaaggatctacacacgcGAGCTCtcttcactatgaaaacactcctttacgataactaccgaaggcgaagaagccttacaacacacgcaagaagaaaaatacagtgAATACAAATGAAACCCTCTCTTCgtgcttacttgttgcttattgttgcctcttgaaccttggaagtgcaccaacacttgtccccaagagcctccaagaactggcCGTGAGCAGTGGAGAAGATCGCGTGAAGAGGAATCGAATAAGTTCAGAGGAAAACACTCGCCAACGGTTATAACTTgctcaacggtcggatctcaatcgattgaatgactctcaatcgattgaggaggctttgaatcgatcgattgatcgattcagaacgcctctgtgctctctgggagtggctgaatcgatcgaccaatcgatctagCATTTCTCGTGTCTGCGCGCAAGAAATCCTGTCCCCAAtcaatcggctaatcgattggaggttctcaatcgattgactgatcgattgggagtgcttctgtgcacgcgatataagctcccaatcgatcggccgatcgattggttatcctttgacttgcttaaaccaagtctagggtccccaattccaatatttggtcaaccgtgacctgttgtaACAATAtatctagcatccggtcaaccttaacctgctaggactctttcaccaagtgtccggtcaatccctttgacccacttggacttctcttctcgtgccaaatgtccggtcaaccttgacccacttggacttaccgtctcgtgccagtgtttggtccttcatgacccacttggacttccttccaccagatgtccggtcatccttgacctatctggatttccttgtgccaagtatccagtcaatcctttgacctacttgaacttcccacaccaggtgtccagtcaaccttgacccacctgaatttccacgtgcatggcttcactcaccaggtctttccactgtctggcttcactcaccgggacttttacatgcctggcttcactcaccaagactttttaattacctagcttcactcactaggtctttcacctaacttcactcaccaggacttttactagtctgacttcattcaccaggacttttcaattgcctagcttcactcactaggtgtttccactgcccgacttcactcaccaagtttcttccatctgcctaacctccagttaggactttcctagtcaactatctagtcaatcctttgacctacttgactcttcttcacaccaaaCTGGTCAAAtcctgaccagaggggaattgcaccagcaatctccccaatcgaacTATTGCACCTGTAATTttcacgtattgtcaaacatcgaaacccaaacatctagaatcaggcttgagccaactcaagcctagtcaacctggtcaaccttgacccaggggatattgcaccaacagatatgtCCTTTCTTGTTGCAGCCGTATCAGGTGACTTCGAACTTGACCTTTGGACTTGGTTGTGTTGTCTTcgactggatcaccttcttgatctcctttttggtgaatcctttcttcttcttgtacaattTCCAAACTAGATTCACGAGTTCGACAgtaatttcgtcatcttcttccAATCAGATTCGTCTTCAGACTCGGATTCGGTTCGACGCTTGATTTTTCTTTCCCTCGTTCTGCTTGCACCTatgaccaaagcaatacctttctcaaccgACAATGCATTAGTCTAGTCATGaaattcaaa
Coding sequences within it:
- the LOC122015138 gene encoding noroxomaritidine/norcraugsodine reductase-like isoform X1 is translated as MSSVQEHAPIDTNRWSLAGTTALVTGGSKGIGYAIVEELARLGSAVHTCARSEADLEKCLQKWRDSKLKVTGSVCDVSSPIEREKLMATVKSQFDGKLNILVNNAGTVVSKPTVEQTLEDFKLVISTNLESAFHLSQLAYPLLRACGGGSIVFITSISGFIGQDYLSVYGSSKGAINQLTRNLACEWAKDNIRTNSVAPGCIKTPLVDFLLEDEEFVARENHRVPLGRLGEPEDVAGVVAFLCLPPSCYVNGQVIVVDGGRIINGNH